Part of the Caulifigura coniformis genome, ACGACGCCTGTTTCGATCCCGAGGGGAACATCTACGTTGCCGAGTGGGTCGCAACAGGCCGCGTCAGCAGGCTCAAACGGGTTTGACCCCTTTTCCATTCGTTGCATCAAGAAAGTCCCCGGGGGCTCCCCCCGGGGACTGTTCGCATTGAAAGCCTACTTCTTCTCGGCTTTCTTCTTGATCGCGTCATACGCCTTCTTCGCAGCCTCCGTTTCCCTGCTGCGCTGGACGCGTTCCACCTTTGCCTGGTCGAGGATCTTCTTCAGTTCCGACCGCTGCCCGGCGCTCAGCACCGATTCGATCTCGCCGTCCCGCTGCAGTTTCAGGTCTTCAATCTCCTTGAGCAGCGCATCGATGCGATGTTCGTACTGGTCCTGGATCGCATAGATCCGGGTCTTCTGGTCGCCGGTCAGGTCGAGCTTTCCGAAGTGCTGCGGCACGCGGCGGGGCCCGTCGGATTGAGCGCCCGGTTTCGCGGCTGGTGCGTCTTTCGCAATGACTGAAAACGGTGAGGGAAAGACGCCTGCGACGACTGCCAGCGCCGCCGAAACCACAGCAGCCACTCGGACCCGCGACATGGTGTAGCCTCATCAGAATCGATGCCCCAGAGAACCCACTTTCCAGCTTATTCCCCCACTGCACACGGGGCCACCACCGAAGGGCGTCACGACCAGAATTTGCCCCCCGCACGCCCCGGATCTCCAGCAGGCAGAGTCCAGCAGAAACGACGGGCCCTTTTTATTCGGAACCCCTTTCGTTCACTTTGGTTCCGGCCGCCGGTTCTCCCTTGCAACATCGCATGCCGCTTCGGACGATATCTGGTCACTGGCCTCATTGGGGGAGTGCGATGGCGTTCGGTTCTGTCTGTGTGTATTTGGTTGCCGCTTCGTCGCTGCTGGCCCAGACCGCCGGCAACGACTCGGGAAATGATACGGACGAGGTGGCCAGGCCCCGTTCTGTTCTTTCGCTGTCGTTCGAGCAGGACGGCGAAGTCGCGAAGGAATCCGTCGTCGGGAAGCTGAACCTCAAGGGCGAAGGACCCCGGCCGCCGCATTTTCCAAAGTTCAACCCCGCCAACACCGCTGTCGCTCTCCCGGGCGGCGCGGGAGCAGGCCGGCTGGTCATCAAGGACCCCGGCGACGACAGCCCACTCGATTTCAAACTGGGCGACACGATCACCATCGAGGCCTGGGTCCAGCCGATCACGCTAGGCAACGGCCAGACGATGTACGTCGTCGGTAAAGGCCGCACCGGCAACGACGGCGTCGCGAAAGACAATCAGAACTACGCCCTGAGGATCGCGGGTTCGGCGGCTGGCGGGGCGATCAGCTTTCTCTTCCGCGGAGCGCCGGAGGAACCGAAAGCCAAGGCCGAGTTCCATCGCTGGGATTCCTCGACCGGTTTCGCCGTCGATGGCAGCTGGCATCATGTCGCCGTGACCTACACATTCGGCGATCCGAACTCGATCCGCGGGGTGATCGACGGTGAGGCGGTGAAGGGGACCTGGGCCGGTTACGGCGGACCGACGAAGAACGGCCCGGTTGTCGACAACGACGAAGTCTGGATCGGCGCCTCGATGGGGGGCGGCTCCGGATCGGCATTCCAGGGGGGCATCGATCAACTCGTCGTCTATCGCGGGGAGGTCCCCGTTGACGAACTGCTCGATCGCTATGAACGGGTGCGGCCTCCGTCCTACGTGACGCCCGATCCGCTTCCCGACGGCAAACTGCTCGTCGAACTGTTCTACGGAATCCCCGACAAGCCGAGCTGGGACTTCAGCATCCCGACGCCGGTTGAGAGCTACACCCAGGATCACTGGGCGACGGTCGAGGTTCCCGCGGCCTACACGTCCCGCGGCGTCCGCGACAATCGCGCGACGCCGATGATGATGCGCCAGTCGGGGCTCGTGAATTTCGGAAAAGGCCCGCAGCGGCTGCTGATCCGCTCGCGCAGCGCCTCGCGGCTGTTCATCGACGACAAGCTCGTCGCGGAAGTGAGCTTCGCGCCGAATCGTTCCGATGGCCACAACGACCGCTACGACATGGTCAGCACTGTCTCCGACAAGATCCGCGTTCCCCAGCCGGGCGACCGCGAGACGGCCGTGATGATCGAAGGGACCGGATCTCCGCAGAAGGTGACGTTCGAGGCCTATGCCGGCGGAAAGAAACGCCGTCCGGAGTTTGGCGAACTGTCCATCTGCATCGAGCGGGCTCCCGGCGAATTCGAGGTCCTCTCCTATACCGATGCGATTCCGCTCACGGATGAATCGTGGCGCGGCTTCGCGTTCCGCGAACGCGATCGCATTCTCGAACTCAACAAGGAACGCCGCGCGAAGGCCGGCGCGGCCGAAACGGAATACTGGGCGAAACGCCACGCCGAGGCCCGCGAGAGCATTGCCGCCCGGCCCGTCATTGCTGTCCCGGAATCGCAGCCGGGACGCTCCGCGATCGACGCCTTCGTCGACGCGGGGCTCGACAAGGCCGGAGTGAAGCCGCGGCCGACCATCGACGACTGGGCCTTTCTGCGCCGGGCGACGCTCGACGTCGTCGGCCGTATTCCCACGCGGGAAGACGTCGCTGCCTACTTTGCCGATGCTCCTGCGGAACGCCGGACGAAGCTCGTGGACCGCCTTCTGGCGTCCAACGAATGGGCCGACCACTGGACCGCCTACTGGCAGGATGTCCTCGCCGAGAATCCCAACATCGTCAACCCGACCCTGAACAACACCGGGCCGTTCCGCTGGTGGATTCACGAATCATTCCTCGACAACAAGCCGTTCGACCGCTTCGTGACCGAACTGGTCCTCATGGAAGGCAGCGAGCGCTACGGCGGCACGGCGGGCTTTGCTGTCGCCTCGCAGAACGATGCGCCCAACGCGGCCAAGGCCGGCATCATCGCCCAGGGTCTCCTCGGCATGAACATGAAGTGCGCCCGCTGCCACGATGCGCCGTATCACGATTTCACCCAGCGGGACCTCTTCGAACTCGCCGCTCTCATCAAGCGCGATTCCGAGAAGCTTCCGAAGACCAGCACCGTTCCCGTAGTCGAAGGGGCCCGCAAGCCGCTGATCCAGATCACGCTCAAGCCGGGCGAAGTCATCGAGCCCGCCTGGCCGTTCGCTGACAAGATTCCCGGCTCGCCGCCGGCGGGCTGGGTCCGCAATGCCAAGGACACGCGGGAGTCGCTCGCCGCGTGGCTCACCTCTCCCTCGAACGACCGCTTCTCCGAGGTGCTCGTCAATCGTCTGTGGCATCGCTACATGGGGCGGGGAATCGTCGAGCCGATCGACGACTGGGAGCATCCCGAGCCGTCCCACCCGGAACTCCTGCAGTGGCTGAGCCGCGAGTTCGTCTCCAGCGGCTACGACTTCAAACACCTGGCCCGCCTGATCCTCACCTCCGAGGCCTATCAGCGGCAGACCGAATCGGGCTTCGACAACGCGAAGCTGTTTGCCGGGCCGACGGCCCGCCGCATGTCGGCGGAGCAGATCATCGACTCGCTGTTCACCGCCGCCGGCAAGCCGTTCAACACCGAAGAACTCAGCGTCGATCTCGATGGCGGGCGCAACGAGAATACCTCCATCACGCTCGGCATTCCCCGCCGCGCCTGGCAGTTCACGTCGCTGTCGAATGAGCGCGACCGGCCAAGCCTGTCTCTCCCGGCCGCCCAGACGTTCATCGATGTGCTCGAGGCCTATGGCTGGCGTGCGTCGCGGCAGGACTCGCTCAGCGTCCGTCCTCAGGATGGCTCGCCGTTGCAGCCCGCACTGCTCGAGAATGGCGTCGTCGGCCGCCGGGCGGTCGGATTTTCCGACGACAGCCGCTTCACCCAGGCCGCGCTCGAATCGAAGTCGGAAGCCGAATTCGTCGATCGCGCCTTTGAGATCATCCTCACCCGCAAGCCTTCCGATGAGGAGCGGACGCTCTTCGCCGAGGTCCTGCAGGAAGGGTTCGCTTCACGCGTCGTTCCCGATGCCCCCATCCGCATGCCCGGGCCGCCGCGCCAGATGGGCGTGACCTGGTCCAACCACCTGAAACCCGATTCCAACGAGATCAAGGTCGAGATCGCCCGCGAAGTCGAGCAGGGTGATCCCGCGACGGCCCGCCTCACCGCCGATTGGCGCGAACGGGCCGAAGATGTCGTCTGGACGATCCTGAATTCGCCAGAGTTTGTGTTTGTGCCCTAGTTGGTGTTCAGCGCTCAGGCTGTCCGCCGACAGAGAAGACTGACTGAAAGAAACGATGCAGTCCGCTGCTGCCCTGTTGTGACGACCTGAAAGCCGGTTGTTGATTGAAAGCAGGCGAAAGCCTGAACTCCCGTCATGCCCACCCGCCGCGACTTCCTGCGTACCTCCGCCGCCACGGCCGCGATGGCCCCCATCGCTCTCCGCGCCAGCGATGCCGCCCGGCCTCCGGCGCCCAAAGGGAAGGCCGAGCACTGCATCATGGTCTGGCTCGGCGGCGGGAGCGGCCAGATCGACACCTGGGATCCGAAACGCCTCGGCGACAACAAGGCCAAGGACAAGAAGCCCGGCTCGCTCTACCGGTCGATCGACACCGCCATTCCCGGCGTGCAGGTCTGCGAGCATCTCGAGCAGACGGCCCACCTGCTCGATCGCTTCATGCTCCTCAGGACGGTCAACCACGACGTCATCGATGAGCATGCTGCGGCGACCAACCGCATGCACACCGGGCGTCCCACGAGCGAAACAGTCATGTATCCCTCGTGCGGCTCGGTGATCGCCGAGCATCGCAAGGCGGCCGGTGAGGGAGTTCCCGCGTACGTTCTGATCGGCTATCCCAGCCCCAGCCGCGGCCCTGGCTTTCTCGGCGCGAATGCCGGCTATGTCTACCTGCTGGAAACGACGCGCGGCCCGCAGGCGTTTACGCCGCCGACGGATGTGACGACGCGGCGCATCGCCCGCCGGGAAGATCTGCTCAGCAGGATGCGCGGCATCCAGCGGCAGAACTTCCAGGGCGACCGGGCCCGTGAAGACTACGACAAGCTCATCGGCGAGGCGCAGCGTCTCGCCGGGCCGGAGTTCATGGGCGCCTTCGCCATGGACAACGAGCCGGCTGCCATCCGCAACCAGTACGGCGGCGAGTTCGGGCAGCGCTGCCTGCTCTCGCGGCGGCTGATCGAGCGGGGCGTCCGCTTCATCGAGGTCTCCCACAATCTCAATTTCCTCAACGGCACCGGCTGGGATGTCCACAACGAGGGGATCAACAATCAGCACCTTTTGATCCGGGAACTCGACCAGGCGCTTGCGGCCCTTGTCCAGGATCTCGAACGCACGAAATTGCTCGACAAGACGCTCATCGTCGTCGCCAGCGAATTCGGCCGCCCGGCGGCGTTCGATGGCCAGGGAGGACGCGGACATCATGGCAAATGTTTCAGTGTCGCGATGGCCGGCGGCGGCTTGAAGACGGGCCAGGCGATCGGGGTGACGGATGACCTCGCGATGAACATCGTCGAGCGCCCGATTTCGGTGCCCGACATGCACGCGACGATGTACGCCGCCCTCGGGATCGATGCGCATCTCGAGCTCTACGCCGACGACCGCCCCGTTCCGATCACCGATGGCGGCGAACCGATCGCCGAACTGTTCGGCTGAGCGGCCGGCGAGCGGCCGGTTGAGTGCGAACGTCGGAGGTCGCCCGGCAGCTTGATGACGGGCACTGAGGCCCTCACTCACCGGTCAGCGATTCTTGAGGCTCTTCAGTGCTTCGAGAGCGTCATCCCGTGCTTCGGCGTGATCGACGATCGGCTCGGGATAATCCTTTCCCGCCGTGATGCCGGCCTGCGCCAGGTCCGCGGTCGGTGCCGCCCACGGTTCGTGAATCCACTTCGTCGGGCAGTTCACGAGTTCGGGCACCCATTTCCGGACATAGGCCCCTTCGGGGTCGAACTTCTTGCCCTGCAGTGTGGGATTGAAGACCCGGAAGTACGGAGCGGCATCGGCCCCGCAGCCGCCGACCCACTGCCAGTTGAACGTGTTCTGCGCGAGGTCGGCGTCGACGAGCGTGTCCCAGAACCAGCGGGCGCCGTCGAGCCAGTTGTGTCGCAGGTCTTTCGTCAGGAAAGAGCCCACGATCATGCGGACGCGGTTGTGCATCCAGCCGGTCCGCCACAACTGTCTCATGCCCGCATCGACGATCGGATAGCCGGTGAGGCCGCGCTGCCAGGCCCGTTCGTACGACTGACTGTGCTTCCACGGGAACCGGCGGAACTCTTCCCGCAGCGCCGTTTTCGGAGTGAAGGGGAAATGGTGCAGCACATGATGCGTGAATTCGCGCCAGCCGAGTTCCGCGAGGAACACGCTCGCGGCGGCCGCCGTGACGACGCCGTCATCGATCCACTTGTGAACGGCCTTCCAGACCTGCCGTGGGTTGATCTCGCCAAAATGGAGATGCGGCGACAGGCGGGATGAGCCTTCGTGGTCGGGCCGGTTGCGTTCGGTGGGATAGTCGGCGATCGATTTCCGGAGGGCCGAAAGCCGGGCGTGGGCTCCTGCTTCACCGGGTGTCCAGACGTCTCCGAATTCCCTGTCCCAGGGGATCGTCGGAAGGAGTTGCAGGTCGCTCAGCGCTTCCGAGCGTGGCCATTTCGATGGAACGTTCAACGAACGGGGCTTGCCGAGCGGAGCGTCGATTGTCGACGCCCGTTTCTGGCAGGCCTTCCAGTACGGCGTGAAGACCTGGTACGGCCTGTCCTGCTGCGTGCGGATGTCATCGGGCTCGAACAGCAGGTGTCCCGGGAACGATTCGAACTCCACTCCGTCCTTTGTCAGCCGCGTGGCGACGTCGCGTTCGATTTTCCTCGCGGCCGGTTCGTAACGGCGATGACAGTGGACGGCCGTGGCCCCGGTCTCGTCCGCGAGCCTGGAAAGCTCAGTCTCGGTCCGGCCGTTCCGCAGGATGAGACGCGAGCCGAGCGATTTCAGGTCGTCGTCCAGCTTCTCCAGGCTGTGGTGCAGCCACCACTTCGAGGCTCCGCCCGGGGGCCATTCCCCCTCCGCCGTTTCATCGAGGATGAAGACGGGAATCACCGGACCGCCCCGCCGGGCCAGGCTCTCCAGTACCGCGTGATCGCTGAGACGAAGGTCGTGGCGAAGCCA contains:
- a CDS encoding DUF1553 domain-containing protein, producing the protein MAFGSVCVYLVAASSLLAQTAGNDSGNDTDEVARPRSVLSLSFEQDGEVAKESVVGKLNLKGEGPRPPHFPKFNPANTAVALPGGAGAGRLVIKDPGDDSPLDFKLGDTITIEAWVQPITLGNGQTMYVVGKGRTGNDGVAKDNQNYALRIAGSAAGGAISFLFRGAPEEPKAKAEFHRWDSSTGFAVDGSWHHVAVTYTFGDPNSIRGVIDGEAVKGTWAGYGGPTKNGPVVDNDEVWIGASMGGGSGSAFQGGIDQLVVYRGEVPVDELLDRYERVRPPSYVTPDPLPDGKLLVELFYGIPDKPSWDFSIPTPVESYTQDHWATVEVPAAYTSRGVRDNRATPMMMRQSGLVNFGKGPQRLLIRSRSASRLFIDDKLVAEVSFAPNRSDGHNDRYDMVSTVSDKIRVPQPGDRETAVMIEGTGSPQKVTFEAYAGGKKRRPEFGELSICIERAPGEFEVLSYTDAIPLTDESWRGFAFRERDRILELNKERRAKAGAAETEYWAKRHAEARESIAARPVIAVPESQPGRSAIDAFVDAGLDKAGVKPRPTIDDWAFLRRATLDVVGRIPTREDVAAYFADAPAERRTKLVDRLLASNEWADHWTAYWQDVLAENPNIVNPTLNNTGPFRWWIHESFLDNKPFDRFVTELVLMEGSERYGGTAGFAVASQNDAPNAAKAGIIAQGLLGMNMKCARCHDAPYHDFTQRDLFELAALIKRDSEKLPKTSTVPVVEGARKPLIQITLKPGEVIEPAWPFADKIPGSPPAGWVRNAKDTRESLAAWLTSPSNDRFSEVLVNRLWHRYMGRGIVEPIDDWEHPEPSHPELLQWLSREFVSSGYDFKHLARLILTSEAYQRQTESGFDNAKLFAGPTARRMSAEQIIDSLFTAAGKPFNTEELSVDLDGGRNENTSITLGIPRRAWQFTSLSNERDRPSLSLPAAQTFIDVLEAYGWRASRQDSLSVRPQDGSPLQPALLENGVVGRRAVGFSDDSRFTQAALESKSEAEFVDRAFEIILTRKPSDEERTLFAEVLQEGFASRVVPDAPIRMPGPPRQMGVTWSNHLKPDSNEIKVEIAREVEQGDPATARLTADWRERAEDVVWTILNSPEFVFVP
- a CDS encoding cryptochrome/photolyase family protein codes for the protein MSQTAVILWLRHDLRLSDHAVLESLARRGGPVIPVFILDETAEGEWPPGGASKWWLHHSLEKLDDDLKSLGSRLILRNGRTETELSRLADETGATAVHCHRRYEPAARKIERDVATRLTKDGVEFESFPGHLLFEPDDIRTQQDRPYQVFTPYWKACQKRASTIDAPLGKPRSLNVPSKWPRSEALSDLQLLPTIPWDREFGDVWTPGEAGAHARLSALRKSIADYPTERNRPDHEGSSRLSPHLHFGEINPRQVWKAVHKWIDDGVVTAAAASVFLAELGWREFTHHVLHHFPFTPKTALREEFRRFPWKHSQSYERAWQRGLTGYPIVDAGMRQLWRTGWMHNRVRMIVGSFLTKDLRHNWLDGARWFWDTLVDADLAQNTFNWQWVGGCGADAAPYFRVFNPTLQGKKFDPEGAYVRKWVPELVNCPTKWIHEPWAAPTADLAQAGITAGKDYPEPIVDHAEARDDALEALKSLKNR
- a CDS encoding DUF1501 domain-containing protein — its product is MPTRRDFLRTSAATAAMAPIALRASDAARPPAPKGKAEHCIMVWLGGGSGQIDTWDPKRLGDNKAKDKKPGSLYRSIDTAIPGVQVCEHLEQTAHLLDRFMLLRTVNHDVIDEHAAATNRMHTGRPTSETVMYPSCGSVIAEHRKAAGEGVPAYVLIGYPSPSRGPGFLGANAGYVYLLETTRGPQAFTPPTDVTTRRIARREDLLSRMRGIQRQNFQGDRAREDYDKLIGEAQRLAGPEFMGAFAMDNEPAAIRNQYGGEFGQRCLLSRRLIERGVRFIEVSHNLNFLNGTGWDVHNEGINNQHLLIRELDQALAALVQDLERTKLLDKTLIVVASEFGRPAAFDGQGGRGHHGKCFSVAMAGGGLKTGQAIGVTDDLAMNIVERPISVPDMHATMYAALGIDAHLELYADDRPVPITDGGEPIAELFG